One window of the Brevibacterium limosum genome contains the following:
- a CDS encoding mannitol dehydrogenase family protein: MTAPTTALSLNTRNLAEVADHGIAVPTYDRSAVRPGIVHFGVGGFHRAHMAMVLDDLMQAGLATDWGIVGVGVLPHDVAMRDALADQDHLYTLTLKHADGAKERRVIGSIIDYRFGPDDPAGLLELLTDPTIRIVSLTVTEGGYNVNPVTGEFIAEDPTIVADVEALRAGELPATVFGYIVSALRARRDAGLDPFTVQSCDNISENGAVAAKMFSAFARLVDVGLADWVGENVAFPNSMVDRITPATTDGDRADLLADTGVTDAWPVVAEPFFQWVLEDDFTSGRPPYEQARVQVVADVQPYEHMKLRLLNSGHQGLAYFGLLGGSIFAHEAMANPDIPVYLRRYMDEEGTPSLSPLPGIDVEAYKDSLIERFSNPEIRDTLARLGAESSDRIPKWLLPVVMDNLASGHPIEVAAAICASWARYAEGHDETGGRFTIVDRYAERLQEVAGAQAEDPLAFVRQEQFFGGLAEEPRFTAPYLAALTSLHERGAKETVRRLAAHEPL, encoded by the coding sequence CGCTTTCCCTCAACACCCGGAACCTCGCCGAGGTGGCCGACCACGGCATCGCCGTCCCCACCTATGATCGGTCGGCCGTCCGCCCGGGCATCGTCCACTTCGGAGTCGGCGGATTCCACCGCGCGCACATGGCCATGGTCCTCGATGACCTCATGCAGGCAGGACTCGCCACCGACTGGGGCATCGTCGGAGTCGGAGTGCTGCCCCACGACGTCGCCATGCGCGACGCCCTGGCCGACCAGGACCACCTGTACACGCTGACCCTCAAACATGCCGATGGGGCGAAGGAACGCCGGGTGATCGGATCGATCATCGACTACCGGTTCGGCCCCGACGACCCGGCCGGGCTGCTCGAGCTGCTCACCGACCCGACGATCCGCATCGTCTCGCTCACCGTCACCGAGGGAGGATACAACGTCAACCCCGTCACCGGGGAGTTCATCGCCGAAGACCCGACGATCGTCGCCGACGTCGAGGCGCTGCGGGCGGGAGAGCTGCCGGCCACGGTCTTCGGCTACATCGTCTCCGCGCTGCGGGCGCGTCGGGACGCCGGTCTCGACCCCTTCACCGTGCAGTCGTGTGACAACATCTCCGAGAACGGCGCGGTCGCGGCGAAGATGTTCTCCGCCTTCGCCCGCCTCGTCGACGTCGGACTCGCCGACTGGGTCGGTGAGAACGTCGCGTTCCCGAACTCGATGGTCGACCGCATCACTCCGGCCACGACCGACGGCGACCGGGCGGATCTGCTTGCCGACACCGGAGTGACCGACGCCTGGCCGGTGGTCGCGGAGCCCTTCTTCCAATGGGTGCTCGAGGACGATTTCACGTCCGGCCGTCCGCCCTATGAGCAGGCTCGAGTGCAGGTCGTGGCCGATGTGCAGCCTTATGAGCATATGAAGCTGCGGCTGCTCAACTCCGGTCATCAGGGGCTTGCGTACTTCGGTCTCCTCGGCGGATCCATCTTCGCCCATGAGGCGATGGCGAACCCGGACATCCCTGTCTACCTGCGCCGATACATGGACGAAGAGGGCACACCGAGTCTGTCGCCGCTGCCCGGAATCGACGTCGAGGCGTACAAGGATTCGCTCATCGAACGGTTCAGCAATCCGGAGATCCGCGACACCCTCGCTCGCCTCGGTGCCGAATCCTCCGATCGGATCCCCAAATGGCTGCTGCCGGTCGTCATGGACAACCTCGCGTCCGGTCATCCCATCGAGGTGGCCGCGGCGATCTGTGCCTCCTGGGCCCGCTATGCCGAAGGGCACGACGAAACCGGCGGACGGTTCACCATCGTCGACCGCTATGCCGAACGGCTGCAGGAGGTCGCAGGGGCACAGGCAGAGGACCCGCTGGCCTTCGTCCGGCAGGAGCAGTTCTTCGGCGGGTTGGCCGAGGAGCCGCGCTTCACCGCACCGTACCTCGCCGCACTGACATCGCTGCACGAACGCGGAGCAAAGGAGACCGTCCGCCGCCTCGCCGCGCACGAACCACTCTGA
- a CDS encoding glycoside hydrolase family 3 N-terminal domain-containing protein, with amino-acid sequence MLRSRLSLLALTTTLALVGCSGGAADPESTSGEQRPGTESESQAQTRTEAEPAVDDPADADPADFTDEAADIVAGFSDEELGGSLIIGTWEGTDTQTPVDMVKQNHLGGVIVMGYNLSENPTKDQVTKLTGQISGARTKGQPVSIGVDQEGGPVSRLSSAALPFPPLMGLAATDDSDLITDATTVQGQNLTDLGFTIDFAPDSDVTVGPKDKAINVRSGGTDHEDVAEVVADAVEGYRSGGVASSAKHFPGHGRLGVDSHESLPVSEKSIEEMEDSDLLPFKSAVKAGVPMVMMGHIGLPDAKTTPATLNEKAYSALRETLDYDGVIATDALNMKAVPQNLNGGETVKALAAGADIALMPPDSGAAQKAIVKAMGDGTLKKKDLVEKSERVVAAQLATAEAQKSVQAGDSDAKDPKKVLTKVADKSLTVLKGKCSFAGTDSISIVGGSDKEKAALKQAAEAEDLTVGSGGTSVSLSPSTSAEVAVGTAAPWTMRSTSAESAVTAYDSNPYALRAVAKWLKGDLEASGQLPAEYDGSDKAPDCG; translated from the coding sequence ATGTTGCGTTCTCGCCTGAGCCTCCTGGCCCTGACCACGACACTTGCGCTCGTCGGCTGTTCCGGCGGTGCGGCGGACCCCGAATCGACCTCGGGCGAACAGAGACCCGGTACGGAATCAGAGTCACAGGCGCAGACTCGGACCGAAGCCGAACCCGCTGTGGACGACCCCGCTGACGCCGATCCGGCAGATTTCACGGACGAGGCCGCGGACATCGTCGCAGGCTTCTCCGACGAAGAGCTCGGCGGGTCCCTCATCATCGGCACCTGGGAAGGCACGGACACGCAGACCCCGGTGGACATGGTCAAGCAGAACCACCTCGGCGGGGTCATCGTCATGGGTTACAACCTGTCGGAGAATCCGACGAAGGATCAGGTCACGAAACTGACTGGTCAGATCTCCGGGGCCCGGACGAAAGGCCAGCCGGTGTCGATCGGCGTCGACCAGGAAGGCGGGCCGGTGTCTCGGCTGAGTTCGGCCGCGCTGCCGTTCCCGCCGCTCATGGGCTTGGCTGCGACCGACGATTCCGACCTCATCACCGACGCCACGACCGTGCAGGGGCAGAACCTCACGGATCTGGGCTTCACCATCGACTTCGCCCCGGACTCCGACGTCACGGTCGGGCCGAAGGACAAGGCGATCAACGTCCGCTCGGGCGGCACCGACCATGAGGACGTCGCCGAGGTCGTCGCCGACGCCGTCGAAGGCTACCGCTCCGGTGGGGTGGCGAGCTCGGCGAAGCACTTCCCGGGACACGGCCGCCTCGGAGTCGATTCGCACGAGAGCCTGCCGGTGTCAGAGAAGTCGATCGAGGAGATGGAGGACTCGGACCTTCTGCCGTTCAAATCCGCGGTCAAGGCCGGGGTGCCGATGGTGATGATGGGCCATATCGGGCTGCCCGATGCGAAGACGACGCCCGCGACGCTGAATGAGAAGGCGTATTCGGCGCTGCGTGAGACCCTCGACTATGACGGCGTCATCGCCACGGATGCGCTGAACATGAAAGCCGTGCCGCAGAACCTGAACGGCGGAGAGACCGTCAAGGCGCTCGCCGCCGGAGCCGATATCGCGCTCATGCCCCCGGATTCCGGTGCGGCACAGAAGGCGATCGTCAAGGCGATGGGGGACGGGACGCTGAAGAAGAAGGACCTCGTCGAGAAGTCCGAGCGCGTCGTCGCCGCGCAGCTGGCCACCGCCGAGGCGCAGAAGAGCGTGCAGGCCGGTGACTCGGACGCCAAGGATCCGAAGAAGGTCCTCACGAAGGTCGCTGACAAGTCCCTCACCGTGCTCAAGGGCAAATGCTCCTTCGCGGGCACGGACTCGATCTCGATCGTCGGCGGCAGTGACAAGGAGAAGGCGGCGCTGAAGCAAGCGGCCGAAGCCGAGGACCTCACCGTCGGATCCGGCGGAACCTCCGTGAGCCTGAGCCCGTCGACCTCCGCCGAGGTGGCTGTGGGCACCGCTGCTCCGTGGACGATGCGCAGCACCTCGGCGGAATCCGCGGTGACCGCGTATGATTCGAACCCCTACGCGCTGCGAGCCGTGGCGAAGTGGTTGAAGGGCGACCTCGAAGCGTCCGGGCAGTTGCCTGCCGAATACGACGGCAGCGACAAAGCTCCCGACTGCGGGTGA
- the ltrA gene encoding group II intron reverse transcriptase/maturase, with product MSLWEKVFSRQNLLAALKRVEANRGAAGVDGLGTHELRGWIREHWADAWERLDAGAYRPLPVREVMIPKPDGGERMLGVPSVLDRLIQQAIAQVLSPIFDEGFVPVSYGFRSGKSAHQAVSVARTVIEQGYRWVVEVDLDAFFDRVNHDVLMARVARKVEDKKLLRLIRAYLEAGIMSAGVRRATSEGTPQGSPLSPLLSNIMLDDFDQEFWGRGHRFVRYADDIRVFVRSKRAAERVLEQAVKVLEGRLRLRVNRGKSVINPANVATLLGFGFYFTARGVKVRVAAKALKRLKARVRVLTSRRWSVSMAYRITVLNRFVRGWMGYFRLAETPRKFADLDEWFRRRMRQIRWKEWKRPRTRVRMLRSLGVRADLAYQWGMSSRAYWRIAGSVVLQRALPNSYWEGQGLLVFRRAWGLFQ from the coding sequence ATGAGTCTGTGGGAGAAGGTTTTCTCACGACAGAATCTGTTGGCCGCTCTGAAACGTGTTGAGGCGAACCGGGGTGCGGCTGGTGTGGACGGTCTTGGAACGCATGAGTTGCGTGGCTGGATCCGTGAGCATTGGGCCGATGCTTGGGAGCGTCTTGATGCTGGTGCTTATCGTCCGTTGCCGGTGCGTGAGGTGATGATTCCGAAGCCTGACGGCGGTGAGCGGATGTTGGGAGTGCCGTCTGTGCTGGATCGGTTGATCCAGCAGGCTATTGCGCAAGTCCTGTCCCCGATTTTCGATGAGGGGTTTGTGCCGGTCTCGTATGGGTTCCGGTCGGGCAAGAGTGCTCACCAGGCTGTGTCGGTTGCTCGTACAGTGATCGAGCAGGGGTATCGGTGGGTGGTTGAGGTTGATCTGGATGCGTTCTTTGATCGGGTCAATCATGACGTGCTCATGGCCAGGGTTGCGCGGAAGGTGGAAGACAAGAAGCTGTTGAGACTGATCCGTGCCTATCTTGAGGCGGGGATCATGTCAGCAGGTGTTCGTAGAGCAACGTCGGAGGGGACTCCGCAGGGGTCGCCGTTATCGCCGTTGTTATCGAACATCATGCTTGATGACTTCGATCAGGAGTTCTGGGGTCGGGGGCACCGGTTTGTCCGGTATGCCGATGACATCAGGGTCTTCGTGCGGTCGAAGCGGGCAGCTGAGCGGGTTCTGGAGCAGGCGGTGAAGGTCCTTGAGGGGCGTTTGCGTCTGCGGGTGAATCGGGGCAAGTCAGTGATCAATCCGGCGAATGTAGCTACTTTGCTGGGGTTTGGTTTCTATTTCACTGCCCGCGGGGTCAAGGTTCGGGTCGCGGCGAAAGCGTTGAAACGTTTGAAGGCGCGGGTTCGGGTGTTGACGTCGCGGCGGTGGAGTGTGTCGATGGCCTATCGGATTACGGTGTTGAATCGGTTCGTTCGGGGTTGGATGGGGTATTTCCGTCTTGCGGAGACTCCTCGGAAGTTTGCTGATCTGGATGAGTGGTTTCGGCGTCGGATGCGCCAGATTCGTTGGAAGGAATGGAAGCGACCGCGGACTAGGGTGCGTATGTTGCGGTCTCTTGGGGTACGTGCTGATTTGGCGTATCAGTGGGGGATGAGCAGTCGTGCGTATTGGCGGATCGCTGGGTCGGTTGTCCTTCAAAGGGCCTTGCCCAACTCGTATTGGGAGGGGCAGGGTCTGCTTGTGTTTCGTCGTGCTTGGGGATTGTTTCAGTGA